A region of Thermodesulfobacteriota bacterium DNA encodes the following proteins:
- the murG gene encoding undecaprenyldiphospho-muramoylpentapeptide beta-N-acetylglucosaminyltransferase: protein MIAGGGTGGHLFPALALAEEFTRRDRTTEITFIGGRGGLEEKVVPGYGYELEVLRVEAIKKRRGLGLVKALYRAVGATVSSLGLLRKIRPDGVIGSGSYASGPVVLAAKLMGIKTAILEQNAVPGLTNKLLGRFVDRVYIAFEDVAAYFPAARVVMAGNPVRRDIIEARAGEVRKSNGKLNIFVFGGSQGATPINAAFLDATEYLTDIWSSLRVVHQTGYEGLGAAKAAYSRKGLKVELHSFIENMAETYASSDLVVCRAGATSIAEITALGLPAILVPYPFATDGHQEVNARCLADSGAAVMIRQDELTGSTLARVIRGFFEDRRELKRMREEVKGLGRPGAAATIADDYVKVLAGEERG from the coding sequence GTGATAGCGGGGGGCGGCACCGGGGGGCATCTCTTCCCCGCGCTCGCCCTCGCCGAAGAGTTTACGAGGCGGGACCGGACTACCGAGATAACGTTCATAGGCGGAAGGGGGGGGCTCGAGGAGAAGGTCGTGCCCGGCTACGGCTACGAGCTTGAGGTCCTCCGGGTGGAGGCCATTAAAAAGAGGAGGGGGCTCGGTCTGGTAAAGGCGCTCTACAGGGCGGTCGGGGCCACGGTTAGCTCCTTGGGGCTCTTAAGGAAGATACGGCCCGACGGGGTGATAGGCTCGGGCAGCTACGCCTCGGGGCCCGTCGTGCTGGCAGCGAAGCTTATGGGTATAAAGACCGCGATACTCGAGCAGAACGCGGTGCCCGGCCTTACGAATAAACTGCTCGGGAGGTTCGTTGACAGGGTGTACATAGCTTTCGAGGACGTCGCAGCTTATTTCCCCGCCGCCCGGGTCGTAATGGCAGGGAACCCCGTTAGGCGGGACATAATCGAGGCCAGGGCCGGGGAGGTAAGGAAGAGCAACGGCAAGCTCAACATCTTCGTATTCGGCGGGAGCCAGGGGGCCACGCCCATAAACGCGGCCTTCCTGGACGCCACCGAATACCTGACCGACATCTGGAGTTCGCTCCGGGTGGTACACCAGACCGGCTACGAGGGTCTGGGGGCGGCCAAGGCCGCCTACTCGAGGAAGGGGCTCAAGGTGGAGCTGCACAGCTTCATAGAAAACATGGCGGAGACCTACGCATCGAGCGACCTGGTGGTGTGCAGGGCCGGGGCCACGAGCATCGCGGAGATAACGGCCCTGGGGCTGCCGGCCATTCTCGTGCCCTACCCCTTTGCCACCGACGGCCATCAGGAGGTGAACGCAAGGTGCCTGGCCGATAGTGGTGCTGCCGTTATGATAAGGCAGGACGAGCTCACCGGCTCCACGCTCGCGCGCGTTATAAGGGGGTTCTTCGAGGACCGCCGGGAGCTTAAGAGGATGAGGGAAGAGGTAAAGGGGCTCGGGAGGCCCGGGGCCGCGGCTACTATAGCGGATGACTACGTAAAAGTTCTGGCCGGAGAGGAGCGGGGCTGA
- the ftsW gene encoding putative lipid II flippase FtsW — protein MVGTKEVDKLLIASTLLLVTAGVVMVYSTSFVVGMKKFGSEYFFLKRHLSFALAGLVLFVFSTRIPYGIYRKLAYPILLLAAFLLCLIFVPAFGHEVGGARRWVNLGGFTFQPSEFAKPAVVVFLAYSLASRGEGVKDFSTGFLPNVLIPGVIVALIMAEPDFGTAVTLAILVLIMNFAAGVRVTYLAGLVVAALPVLYLVVTKFGYMTKRIMIFLDPWKDPSGAGFQIVQSFIAFGSGGIWGVGLGEGKQKLLYLPEAHTDFIFSVIGEEMGLVGVGMIIALYILFLVSGVRIALRASDLFGTYLVLGLTLMLVMQAAVNMAVVLGMLPPKGLTLPFISYGGTSLVVSMAAVGIMLNVYMKSNEA, from the coding sequence ATGGTAGGGACGAAAGAAGTGGATAAGCTGCTTATAGCCAGCACCCTCCTTCTGGTCACGGCCGGGGTGGTCATGGTCTACTCGACGAGCTTCGTGGTGGGCATGAAGAAGTTCGGGAGCGAGTACTTCTTCTTGAAGCGGCACTTGAGCTTCGCCCTTGCCGGTCTGGTGCTGTTTGTTTTCTCGACGCGCATTCCATACGGGATCTACCGGAAGCTCGCCTATCCGATACTTCTGCTGGCGGCGTTTCTTCTGTGTCTTATATTCGTCCCGGCCTTCGGCCACGAGGTGGGTGGCGCGAGGCGGTGGGTCAATCTCGGCGGGTTCACCTTTCAGCCCTCCGAGTTCGCGAAGCCGGCGGTGGTCGTATTCCTCGCCTATTCGCTTGCATCGAGGGGGGAGGGGGTAAAGGATTTTTCAACCGGCTTTCTCCCGAACGTGCTCATACCGGGCGTGATCGTGGCGCTCATAATGGCCGAGCCGGACTTCGGCACGGCGGTCACGCTCGCCATACTGGTGCTTATTATGAACTTCGCCGCCGGGGTGAGGGTCACCTATCTCGCCGGCCTCGTGGTGGCGGCGCTGCCGGTCCTCTACCTGGTGGTAACGAAGTTCGGCTATATGACGAAGAGGATAATGATTTTCCTGGACCCCTGGAAGGACCCCAGCGGCGCGGGCTTTCAGATAGTCCAGTCGTTCATAGCGTTCGGTTCCGGGGGTATATGGGGCGTGGGGCTCGGGGAGGGAAAACAGAAGTTGCTGTACCTGCCGGAGGCGCATACGGACTTCATATTCTCGGTCATAGGCGAGGAGATGGGGCTTGTGGGGGTCGGTATGATAATAGCCCTCTATATACTCTTCCTTGTCAGCGGGGTGAGGATAGCCTTGAGGGCCTCCGACCTCTTCGGGACATACCTGGTGCTCGGCCTTACGCTCATGCTCGTTATGCAGGCCGCGGTCAATATGGCCGTGGTGCTCGGGATGCTTCCGCCAAAGGGGCTTACGCTCCCCTTTATAAGCTACGGCGGCACCTCGCTTGTGGTGAGCATGGCCGCGGTCGGTATAATGTTGAACGTATATATGAAGTCCAACGAGGCTTGA
- the murD gene encoding UDP-N-acetylmuramoyl-L-alanine--D-glutamate ligase, translating to MGEGSAKALNTLSGRKVLVVGLGRSGVSVSRFLRRSGAEVTATDISPVEELFGAAELLGLGVVVEAGAHNPESFLGADMIVVSPGVPRTLPELVRAAAAGVEVVSDIELACRFIEVPIVAVTGTNGKSTVVELLGAVLGAHGRKVFVGGNIGTPVTEYFEGAEDAELVVLEVSSFHLEAIETFRPHVAVLLNVTEDHLYRYREFEEYAETKMRIFSNQGADDYAVINVGDRVVADAVSRAELKAAVIPFTGAGQLDEGLYRDGGDIVFASAAGRELYPTGGFKLKGLHNIENVMAAVAAARTVGVPRETIVEAVNGFRGLPHRMEPVREFEGVGYVNDSKATNTDAVLRAIEATGGPVVLLAGGVDKGGDYGVLREAIGRNVRLLVLMGEARSKMKEALGDVTETVLAGGLAEAVETASAAARAGDTVLLSPACSSFDMFESFEERGEAFKELVMALR from the coding sequence GTGGGAGAGGGGAGTGCAAAGGCCCTCAATACGCTTTCGGGCAGGAAGGTCCTGGTCGTGGGCCTCGGGCGGAGCGGGGTGTCCGTCTCCCGCTTCCTTCGGCGGAGCGGGGCCGAGGTAACGGCCACCGACATAAGCCCGGTAGAAGAGCTTTTCGGCGCGGCCGAGCTTCTTGGGCTCGGAGTCGTGGTGGAGGCCGGGGCCCACAACCCCGAGAGTTTTCTCGGGGCCGACATGATAGTGGTGAGCCCGGGCGTGCCGCGGACGCTTCCCGAACTCGTTCGTGCCGCGGCGGCCGGGGTCGAGGTGGTAAGCGACATAGAACTCGCTTGTCGCTTTATCGAGGTCCCCATAGTCGCGGTCACCGGCACCAACGGCAAGTCCACCGTGGTGGAACTCCTCGGTGCGGTGCTCGGGGCCCACGGCAGGAAGGTCTTCGTGGGAGGCAACATAGGCACCCCGGTAACCGAGTACTTCGAAGGGGCGGAGGACGCCGAGCTGGTGGTCTTAGAGGTGAGCAGCTTCCACCTCGAGGCGATAGAGACTTTCAGGCCGCATGTGGCGGTCCTCCTGAACGTAACCGAGGACCACCTCTACAGGTACAGGGAGTTCGAAGAGTACGCGGAGACGAAGATGAGGATTTTCAGCAACCAGGGCGCGGACGACTACGCGGTTATTAACGTAGGCGACAGGGTCGTGGCCGACGCGGTCTCTCGCGCGGAGCTCAAGGCCGCGGTCATACCCTTTACGGGCGCCGGGCAGCTTGACGAGGGTCTATACCGTGACGGAGGGGATATAGTCTTTGCCTCCGCCGCCGGCCGCGAGCTTTACCCGACCGGGGGCTTTAAGCTGAAGGGCCTTCATAATATCGAGAACGTAATGGCCGCCGTAGCCGCGGCAAGGACCGTCGGCGTACCGCGGGAGACGATAGTCGAGGCGGTCAACGGGTTTAGAGGCCTGCCGCACAGGATGGAGCCGGTAAGGGAGTTCGAAGGGGTCGGCTACGTAAACGACTCGAAGGCCACCAACACGGACGCGGTCCTGAGGGCGATAGAGGCTACCGGCGGCCCGGTAGTGCTGCTGGCCGGCGGGGTCGACAAGGGCGGCGACTACGGGGTCTTAAGGGAAGCGATAGGGCGCAACGTCAGGCTCCTCGTCCTCATGGGTGAAGCGAGGAGCAAGATGAAAGAGGCGCTCGGCGACGTTACGGAGACGGTACTCGCAGGCGGGCTGGCCGAAGCCGTGGAAACGGCGTCGGCGGCGGCCCGGGCCGGGGACACGGTGCTCCTCTCTCCGGCCTGTTCGAGCTTCGATATGTTCGAGAGCTTCGAGGAGAGGGGCGAGGCGTTTAAAGAGCTCGTCATGGCCTTACGGTGA